ACTTATACACACCTTTCCGCACAGAATTTAATGGATCCTGAAAACGTAATCACAATCATGGGGCCATCAAAAACAGAGTCACTAAGTGGTTACAGATTAGGCGTGGCATTCGGTTCATCGCAAATTATTGAGCGTATGGAAAAGCTTCAGGCTATCGTATCTCTTCGGGCAGCTGGTTATAGTCAAGCGGTGTTGAAGTCTTGGTTTGATGAACCAGCAGGATGGATGGAGAAACGAATTTCCGACCATCAAGCAATACGCGATGATCTGATTGCGAAGTTCCGTGGTTCAGAAGGTTTTCAGGTTAGAGTTACTGAAGCAGGCAGCTATCTCTTTCCGAAGCTTCCAAAATTGGATGTTACCATTGGAGAATTTGTGAAAATACTTCGCGTACAGGCAAATGTTACTGTAACACCAGGTTCAGAATTTGGTCCACAATTCACGGATAGTTTCCGCATCAACTTTTCCCAGGACCATCAAGCGGCTGTTACTGCCATTGAACGACTGATTAGAATTGTGGAGGTATATCGCAAATGAGTATTTTTGAGAATAAAAGAAATCCTATTCCACAGGGGAATTACGTTCCGGCATCCCGATTCGAAAATATTATTTATACAGCCGGAATGACCCCAAGAAAAAACGGCGTTTTGATACAAACCGGAAAAGTCTGTGCTGAGCTATCAATAGATACGTATAAAGAGGCAGTAAGGCAAGCCGTTGAAAATGCATTAACGGCAGCTGCGAATATGCTTGCTAAAGGTGAACGGCTGGAGAAAATTCTTGGGCTTACGATTTATATTAATGCGGAGGACACATACCAAGCCCATTCAAGTCTAGCAGATTTTGCTTCGGAATACCTGCACGAAAAATTGGGTGAGACAGGGATCGGCAGCCGAGCGGCGGTTGGAGTTGCTTCCTTGCCCGGTAATGCGCCTGTTGAAATTCAAATCATGGCTGGTGTTTCAAAATGAAGCAACAGTGCAAGTAAAGCCAATTGATATGATTACGCATAAACCAGGGCATATGTTTATAACGGATTTGATTGATGAAACCTTAACTATCCTATAAAATAAAATAGAATTATTAAGCACTTATTTCAATCATAAACGATCCACCTTATCAAGATGGTTCATGCACTGAGGAAGTGAAAGTACAATGAACAGCTCATTTAATAAAAAACCCATATACAGAGTTATCTATGACACGATAGCAGAGAAGATTGACAGTTCCACCTATAAAGTAGGGGATGCCTTACCATCAGAAAGTGAAATGGAAAAAATGTTTCAAGCCAGTCGCACCCCTGTCAGGCAAGCATTAAATAAACTGGAATCTGATGGATTAATTTATCGTTCTCAGGGAAAGGGCTCCTTTGTAGCAAATAGAAAGCCTATCGGCCATTGGACAACGATGACAGGGTTTAATCATATTTATCTGAAAGATTGGAAAAAGATATCAGCCCGAACAATAGAGGTTACAAAAAAAATGTCTCCTTATTATGCAAGTTTACTTGAGATTAACAGTAATGAAGAAATGATTCACCTGAAACGGATTCGTACAGATGAAGGTGAACCTGTAATTTATTTGGAGCACTTTTCGCATCCTGATTTATCAATTGAGATGTTTCAAAAAGACCCTTCTTTTATTTCGATTGATCAGCTATTAAAAGATGAAAAGGGTATTATATTTACAACTATAAATGAGTATATAGAGGCTATTTCAGCAGATTCTCAATTAGCAGAACATCTGCAAGTCGATAAAGGGCAGTCTATTCTAAAAAGTACAAGGGTTTCTTATGATAATAGATCTGTTCCCTTAGACGTAACAATTATTTATCTTAGATCAGAAAAATGGAAATATGCAATAGAATTTAACCGAAGGATACAGTGATAACGGTCTACCTAGCAAGATTTAAATACTAAAATGAGGAAAAAAATATATCTTGAGATCATTTGTCGAAACTTCGAGTCAAATGGTTTACTTCAAGCCGTTTAAGCATTATCATTTAGTAGAGAGAAAGTGATGTATGCAAAGTAAGGAGGTAAACTATTAATGGCTTTTGTAATACTGGATCCATGTGGACCGGAAAAGGCAGCAGAATGCGTAAGTGTCTGCCCGGTTGATTGTATAGAAGAAGGACCAGATCAGTTCTATATTGACCCTGATATTTGCATTGACTGTGGTGCATGTAAAGCAGTTTGTCCAGTTTCAGCGATCGAGGAAGAATACGATTTGACTCCTGATCAAGAAGTATTTTTAGAAAAGGCGGAGGAATTTTTCGCAAATAGATAGATTTATTGGACAGAAGACGAAAAGTTCCAGAACAATTGTCTATCTGTCCGACCAGCAGTGCTGTTAAATTGGTAAAGCTAAATATGATGTATTAAATTAATCATCCCCGCTAGTTACAGCAGCAAGATTGCGAAGTGTTCCAGTGGGGATGTTATTTGTATTTAGTGAGAAAATTATGTAGCAATATGTTAAGTAATGTACAATGTTAGAGATGCATTTCATTAAAAGATTGATTCTCATTCAGCTTTTGAAGCATACCAACTTCATGTTCACTGCTTCTATCGCAAAGAAGACCATTATCTGCTCTAATTAAGTTTATTGCATCCATAACTTCATGTTGCCGGGTGTCATTCCTTTTCTTCGATTGAAGTGATATCTTACTTGACAGAAGCGATATGCCCATCATTTCATTGTGTTTTTCCAATGACTGATCCAATAGTCTTAACTTATCTGTCTGTTCTTGACCCATTTAATTCTCGTCGTTGTGACGAGATTATAACTTACATTTATATTTTATCTTCATTTTTAACTTCTTCTGCTAAATTACTGGCAATCCAACGCTTTGCTGTTGTTTCATCAATTTCATATACTTTGCCTGCTCGCAGCAATTCACCATGATAGGCTGTCTGTACATTCATTTTTACCTTCATTATTTAGGACCTCTTTCTATTTTTTTCTAGTTTTAGTATACATGAAAATGGTGTTTTTTTGGTTTAAAAATAAAAAAAGTTAGATTGCTGTGTCAAAGCTAGCCTGCAATTCGACTTTAACCTTTATTATTTGAAAAATCCACCCTTTGCAAATTTTTTTATTTGTGGTAAAGTAATGATAAGTAAATACGTAGCGTTATTCACTAGGGGAACCCTTGATAAGGGCTGAGAAAAAAGTAGTTACTTTGAAACCCTCAAAACCTGAACAGGCTAGCACCTGCGTAGGAATGTGGCAAGGGCGAATTGTATTGTTAATTTCATTATACAAATACGATACCACTTTCTATGCAGAAAAGTGGTTTTTTTGTGTACATAAAAATTGTAATTGCATGGTCGGTTAATGATTTCTGTACTATGTCTGAAAGAAAGGGTGATTTGGATGAAGTTAATTGCTGTAACCGGAGACAGCATGACTGTTGATAAGCTAGCCGATACTATTGCAGCCATCAAGGACAAGATCGATTTCCTTCAAATTCGTGAAAAATCAAAAACAGCTCGTGAAATTTTTCAGCTGCTGGACTATTTGCGAATGAATGGTGTCAATAAAGAAAAAATAATCCTAAATGATCGGCTTGATATTGCACTCCTTAGAGATATTCCGAATCTTCATCTGCCAGAGCATGGATTACCAGTAAAAATAGTCAAGGAACAATATCCGCATCTAAGGGTTGGCTGCAGTGTTCATTCATTCGAAAAAGCGAAAGAAGCTGAAGCGGATGGGGCGGATTATGTAATATATGGTCATTGTTTTGAGACAAGCAGTAAAAGCGGAATACCTCCGAATGGGATTTTGCCAATTGAACAAATGAAAAGAAAACTCCACATCCCTGTTTATGGCATTGGAGGAATTTCATTAAATGAGGTGTCATTAATGAAACAGTCAAAAGCAGATGGGATTGCAATTATGTCCGGCATTTTCCATGCGGATGCACCAAGCGTGATGGCAAAAAAATATAGGGAGGCAATTTCAAAATGAAACAGCATT
This region of Oceanobacillus sp. FSL K6-2867 genomic DNA includes:
- a CDS encoding RidA family protein produces the protein MSIFENKRNPIPQGNYVPASRFENIIYTAGMTPRKNGVLIQTGKVCAELSIDTYKEAVRQAVENALTAAANMLAKGERLEKILGLTIYINAEDTYQAHSSLADFASEYLHEKLGETGIGSRAAVGVASLPGNAPVEIQIMAGVSK
- a CDS encoding GntR family transcriptional regulator codes for the protein MNSSFNKKPIYRVIYDTIAEKIDSSTYKVGDALPSESEMEKMFQASRTPVRQALNKLESDGLIYRSQGKGSFVANRKPIGHWTTMTGFNHIYLKDWKKISARTIEVTKKMSPYYASLLEINSNEEMIHLKRIRTDEGEPVIYLEHFSHPDLSIEMFQKDPSFISIDQLLKDEKGIIFTTINEYIEAISADSQLAEHLQVDKGQSILKSTRVSYDNRSVPLDVTIIYLRSEKWKYAIEFNRRIQ
- a CDS encoding 4Fe-4S binding protein, producing the protein MAFVILDPCGPEKAAECVSVCPVDCIEEGPDQFYIDPDICIDCGACKAVCPVSAIEEEYDLTPDQEVFLEKAEEFFANR
- a CDS encoding thiamine phosphate synthase; translated protein: MKLIAVTGDSMTVDKLADTIAAIKDKIDFLQIREKSKTAREIFQLLDYLRMNGVNKEKIILNDRLDIALLRDIPNLHLPEHGLPVKIVKEQYPHLRVGCSVHSFEKAKEAEADGADYVIYGHCFETSSKSGIPPNGILPIEQMKRKLHIPVYGIGGISLNEVSLMKQSKADGIAIMSGIFHADAPSVMAKKYREAISK